A region of the bacterium genome:
ACCATGGTCATCATCGAATAGGATTACGCGGATTATACGCAGAGAATAGAAGAGAAACGCAGATTTTCACTGATTAACCGCAGATTCTCGCTGAGATAAATTTCATAAAATTTAGCCTGCGAAAATCTGCGGTTGATCTGCGAGAATCTGCGTTTCTCTTCTATTCTCTGCGCAATCCTGTTTATTGCTGGTAGAAGAGTTCGGCGCCGGGGCCGACGGGGAGACCAAGAGTGAACCACACGATAAGAAGTACTGTCCATATCAGGGCGAAGACCACGGAATACGGGAGCATGGTTGCAATGACCGTACCGATGCCTGCGCGCGGATCGTATTTTTCCATGAATGCTACGATGAGTGCGAAGTAAGACATCATCGGCGAGATAATATTCGTCACACTGTCACCGACACGATATCCTGCCTGCACGAGTTCGGGAGAAAATCCGAGCAGCATGAACATCGGGATAAAGACCGGTGCCATGATAGCCCATTTCGCTGATGCGCTGCCCATCACGAGATTGATAACGGCCGTCACGAGGACGAAGGCGAGCATGAGCGGAATGGCACCGAGTCCGGATGATTTCAGAAGCTCGGCACCCTCGATCGCGGTGATGAGACCGAGATTGGTCCAGTTGAAATAGGCGACGAACTGTGCGGCGAAAAACACCAGCACGGTATAGATTCCCAGTGTCTCAATCGCCTTTCCCATGCCCTTCATCACATCGCTGTCATTTTTGATCGTGCGTGCCCCGATACCGTATGCCACGGCGAGCACGACAGCGCCCATGAAGATAAACGCCACCACTCCATCGAGGAATGGAGAATCAAGAATGCCATGGGTTTCCATATTGCGCAGGAAACCATTTTCCGGGATGAGTCCGAGCAGGATAATCGCCGTGCTCACGAGTCCGGTGATACCGGCAAATCGCAGTCCGCGTTTCTCCTCTGATGTCAGGGGACGCAATTCCTCCCGCTCCGCATCTCCCTTGTACTCCCCGAGCCGTGGGATGACGATTTTCTCCGTCACCCAGGTCCCTGCAGTCGCAATGAAAAACGTGGATACAA
Encoded here:
- a CDS encoding AbgT family transporter translates to MATDKSARKGIIDRFLGMVERVGNALPHPATLFALLALSVIFFSWVFSQFHIAVQHPGTGETIRPVNLLSIEGLHRILTTMVTNFTSFAPLGTVFVSMLGIGIAESSGLIGTALRQMVLAAPRKLLTFVIVLAGILSNTASEVGYVLLIPLGGVIFLAVGRHPIAGMAAAFAGVSGGYSANLLLGTIDPLLAGLSQEAARIIEPGYVVNAAANYYFLFVSTFFIATAGTWVTEKIVIPRLGEYKGDAEREELRPLTSEEKRGLRFAGITGLVSTAIILLGLIPENGFLRNMETHGILDSPFLDGVVAFIFMGAVVLAVAYGIGARTIKNDSDVMKGMGKAIETLGIYTVLVFFAAQFVAYFNWTNLGLITAIEGAELLKSSGLGAIPLMLAFVLVTAVINLVMGSASAKWAIMAPVFIPMFMLLGFSPELVQAGYRVGDSVTNIISPMMSYFALIVAFMEKYDPRAGIGTVIATMLPYSVVFALIWTVLLIVWFTLGLPVGPGAELFYQQ